A single window of Nicotiana sylvestris chromosome 5, ASM39365v2, whole genome shotgun sequence DNA harbors:
- the LOC138868522 gene encoding uncharacterized protein: MAEYEACILGLKMTINMNIEELLVIRDSNLLIYQVREEWATKNSKILLYLHHVQELRKRFSKTEFQHVPRIQNEFVDALVTLSSMIQHLDKNFIDPILMKIHDQPAYCAYVEEEVDGKPWFQDIKEYLARVKYPKLANPVLKCTHWRLSINFFHSGGIM, translated from the coding sequence atggccgagtacgaagcctgcatcttaggactcaaaatgacCATTAACATGAACATtgaagagctgctagtgattagAGATTCAAACTTACTTATatatcaggtacgagaagaatgggcaaccaagaactccaagatactactatatctgcatcatgtacaggaattaagaaagaggttctcgaagacggaattccagcatgtccctagaatccagaatgagttcgttgATGCATTGGTTACCCtttcatctatgatacaacatctagacaagaatttcattgatcccattctaatgaaaatccatgatcagccagcttactgtgcctaTGTTGAAGAGGAagtagacggaaagccttggtttcaggatatcaaggaatatttagcTAGAGTAAAGTACCCAAAACTTGCAAATCCTGTTCTGAAATGCACACATTGGAGATTGTCCATCAACTTCTTTCATAGTGGAGGAATCATGTaa